A DNA window from Vagococcus penaei contains the following coding sequences:
- the pheT gene encoding phenylalanine--tRNA ligase subunit beta produces MLVSYKWLNELVDLSDIRVDELADKMSRSGIEVEDVTIPEEGLKKIVVGDVKECQPHPDSDHLSICQIDVGEDELYQIVCGAPNITAGKKVIVALPNSRITGNVKIKKGKMRGEVSLGMVCSLQELGYSDSVVPKAYAEGIYFLPDHAVAGEAVFPYLDMDDAIIELSVTPNRADALSLRGVAYEVAALYNKRVTFPSQEVLEDDSDSVENYVKVTVDHAEDTPTYLMRVIKNVTVKESPLWLQTRLMNEGIRPVNNVVDATNYVLLLFGQPQHAFDYNRLNSQNIHVRRAVAGEMLTTLDGVERELSSDNLVITDGKTPVALAGVMGGEATEITSNTVTVALETALFEPTLIRRTARSFGLSSESSKRFERGINTATIMEASDFAAALIAELSGGQVVQGTVVSTPYQAQSVTVSITLDKINQSLGTSLTAQEVTAIFERLGFEVAENSHHFTVTIPPRRWDITIEADLIEEVARIYGYDNLPSTLPSGSSLPGQLTPKQQLIRDIRRNLEGNGLTEAISYALTTPELATKFVKEPKAVVELDWPMSQDHSVLRQNLTTSLLIDTAYNLARKNNQIAFYEIGNIFESLSKTELPVETQHLALAIAGNWEEKDWSHPAATVDFYTLKGIVEDLMSILGVSERVRYVASTEYVELHPGRAAEIMIDDLTVGFIGQVHPKMAKEMDLIETYVAELDLEKLCELSVQQVAIQEVGKYPSIKRDMALLVNQTITNQEIVDVITAKGGRFLRSVHLFDVYQGEKLGNDKKSLAYSLTFQDDEGTLVDEDITKAIEKITEALIAELNCEIR; encoded by the coding sequence ATGTTAGTTTCATATAAATGGTTAAACGAATTAGTTGATTTATCGGACATTAGAGTTGATGAATTAGCAGATAAAATGTCACGCTCAGGAATTGAAGTCGAAGATGTCACAATTCCTGAAGAAGGGTTAAAGAAAATCGTTGTCGGTGACGTGAAAGAATGTCAACCACATCCAGACAGTGATCATTTATCAATTTGTCAAATTGATGTTGGTGAAGATGAGTTATATCAAATTGTGTGTGGTGCACCGAATATCACAGCAGGTAAAAAAGTAATTGTTGCTTTACCTAACTCACGTATCACTGGTAATGTTAAAATTAAAAAGGGTAAAATGCGTGGAGAAGTATCTTTAGGAATGGTCTGTTCATTACAAGAGTTAGGTTACTCTGACAGTGTGGTTCCAAAAGCTTATGCAGAAGGAATTTATTTTTTACCAGATCATGCAGTAGCAGGTGAAGCTGTTTTTCCATATTTAGATATGGACGATGCTATCATCGAGTTATCAGTCACACCAAACCGGGCAGATGCACTAAGTTTACGCGGAGTTGCATATGAAGTAGCTGCACTTTATAACAAGCGAGTTACTTTTCCAAGCCAAGAAGTTTTAGAAGATGATAGTGATTCAGTCGAAAATTATGTTAAAGTAACGGTTGATCACGCAGAGGATACACCAACTTATTTAATGCGCGTCATTAAAAATGTTACCGTTAAAGAGAGCCCTCTTTGGTTACAAACACGTTTAATGAATGAAGGGATTCGCCCAGTTAATAATGTAGTAGATGCAACAAACTATGTTTTATTATTATTCGGTCAACCTCAACATGCGTTCGATTACAATCGTTTAAATAGTCAGAATATCCATGTCCGTCGTGCAGTAGCTGGTGAAATGTTAACGACACTTGATGGTGTTGAACGTGAATTAAGTTCGGATAACTTAGTGATTACTGATGGTAAAACACCAGTTGCTTTAGCCGGTGTAATGGGCGGTGAAGCGACTGAAATTACCTCTAATACAGTCACTGTCGCGTTAGAAACAGCCCTATTTGAGCCAACATTGATTCGCCGAACAGCGCGTTCATTTGGCCTATCTAGCGAGTCTAGTAAACGATTTGAACGTGGTATCAATACAGCAACCATCATGGAAGCCAGTGATTTCGCAGCAGCATTAATTGCTGAGTTATCTGGCGGGCAAGTTGTACAAGGTACAGTTGTTAGTACACCCTATCAAGCTCAATCTGTTACGGTTTCTATTACATTAGATAAAATTAATCAGTCATTAGGTACAAGTTTAACGGCTCAGGAAGTCACTGCGATTTTTGAGCGTTTAGGTTTTGAAGTGGCTGAAAATAGTCATCATTTTACAGTTACAATTCCACCACGTCGTTGGGATATAACGATTGAGGCAGATTTAATTGAAGAAGTTGCACGGATTTATGGGTATGATAATTTGCCCTCGACTTTACCAAGTGGTAGTTCATTACCAGGTCAACTGACGCCAAAACAACAACTCATTCGGGATATTCGTCGTAATTTAGAAGGTAACGGTTTGACTGAAGCAATCAGTTATGCACTAACTACGCCAGAACTAGCTACTAAGTTTGTTAAGGAACCTAAAGCAGTTGTTGAATTAGATTGGCCAATGAGTCAAGACCATTCTGTTTTACGTCAAAATTTAACAACTAGCTTACTTATTGATACGGCTTATAATTTAGCACGTAAAAATAATCAAATTGCTTTCTACGAAATTGGAAATATTTTTGAATCATTATCAAAAACTGAGTTACCAGTTGAAACACAGCATCTTGCGTTAGCTATTGCGGGTAATTGGGAAGAAAAAGATTGGTCACATCCAGCAGCAACCGTTGATTTTTATACATTAAAAGGGATTGTTGAAGATTTGATGTCTATCCTTGGTGTGAGTGAACGTGTACGCTATGTAGCATCAACTGAATATGTAGAGTTACATCCAGGTCGAGCTGCTGAAATAATGATTGATGATTTAACAGTTGGTTTTATTGGTCAAGTTCATCCGAAAATGGCAAAAGAGATGGATTTAATTGAGACCTACGTGGCTGAATTAGATTTAGAAAAATTATGTGAATTAAGTGTACAACAAGTTGCCATTCAAGAAGTTGGGAAATACCCATCAATTAAGCGTGACATGGCACTTTTGGTTAATCAAACAATTACTAATCAAGAAATTGTTGATGTCATTACAGCAAAAGGTGGTCGCTTCCTACGTTCAGTCCATTTATTTGATGTGTATCAAGGTGAGAAGTTAGGAAACGATAAAAAATCGTTAGCTTATTCATTAACATTCCAAGATGACGAAGGAACATTGGTCGATGAAGACATAACAAAGGCTATCGAAAAAATTACTGAAGCATTAATCGCAGAGTTAAACTGTGAAATTAGATAA
- the fabD gene encoding ACP S-malonyltransferase — MTLGFIFSGQGAQYQGMGKEFLEYSDIYAEKMTLASEILGYDVSQVIDDDVLLHQTEYTQPAILAMSCAVSDMIKEELSISPTMVAGLSLGEYTALVESGALSFADALKIVQSRGKLMAEAVPKGVGAMSAIIGLDREIVLEACQEAQTCGVVIPANYNMPLQIAIAGELPAVIEAERLLKDRGARRIIRLNVSGPFHTPLMQPAAEKLVPILERVTFQSPIIPVVTNVTGKVLTDDTSIVDNLMQQVMSPVYWEDGIQTMINHGVNTFVEIGPGKALSGFVKKIDKGVAVQNVDTIKTFEKLRQVLKNQEA, encoded by the coding sequence ATGACATTAGGATTTATTTTTAGTGGGCAAGGTGCTCAATATCAAGGGATGGGAAAAGAATTTTTAGAATATTCAGATATTTATGCTGAAAAAATGACTTTAGCAAGTGAAATTCTAGGTTATGATGTTAGTCAAGTAATTGATGACGATGTATTACTACATCAAACGGAATATACTCAACCTGCCATTTTAGCGATGAGTTGCGCAGTGAGCGATATGATCAAAGAAGAATTGTCAATTAGTCCTACAATGGTTGCTGGGCTAAGTCTAGGTGAATACACTGCACTGGTTGAAAGTGGTGCACTATCGTTTGCTGATGCACTAAAAATTGTCCAATCTCGTGGAAAGCTAATGGCAGAAGCAGTACCAAAAGGTGTGGGTGCAATGTCAGCGATTATTGGTTTAGATCGTGAGATTGTTTTAGAAGCCTGTCAGGAAGCCCAGACATGTGGCGTGGTTATTCCTGCTAATTATAATATGCCGTTACAAATTGCTATTGCTGGTGAATTACCTGCTGTTATTGAAGCCGAACGCTTATTAAAAGATCGTGGTGCTAGAAGAATTATCCGGCTTAATGTGAGTGGTCCTTTCCACACACCATTAATGCAACCAGCAGCTGAAAAATTAGTTCCGATTTTAGAACGCGTAACCTTTCAGTCACCAATTATCCCAGTTGTCACAAACGTCACAGGTAAGGTTTTGACTGACGATACGTCAATTGTTGACAATTTGATGCAGCAAGTCATGTCACCTGTTTATTGGGAAGACGGCATCCAAACTATGATTAATCATGGAGTTAATACATTTGTCGAAATTGGGCCGGGTAAAGCTTTATCTGGTTTTGTTAAAAAAATTGATAAAGGCGTAGCGGTACAAAATGTGGACACTATTAAGACGTTTGAAAAATTAAGACAGGTTCTAAAGAATCAGGAGGCTTAG
- the fabG gene encoding 3-oxoacyl-[acyl-carrier-protein] reductase, giving the protein MLKNKTVVITGSSRGIGQELARSFAKQGANIVLNGRKPISKELIEEIESFGVKTHCVIGDIQYFAQAEQLILEAKEVFGSVDILINNAGITRDTLLMRMTEDDFNSVLQVNLTGTFNTIKHASKIMLKQRSGIIINMASVVGLTGNAGQANYAASKAGVVGLTKSVARELASRGITCNAIAPGYISTDMTDVLNEKVKEQVVQQIPLRRIGSVTDVAQTAIFLATSPYITGQVINVDGGMVMNG; this is encoded by the coding sequence ATGTTAAAGAATAAAACAGTGGTCATTACAGGAAGTTCAAGAGGAATTGGCCAAGAGTTGGCTCGATCATTTGCAAAGCAAGGTGCAAATATTGTCTTAAATGGGCGGAAACCAATTTCCAAAGAACTCATTGAAGAAATAGAAAGTTTTGGTGTCAAAACACATTGTGTTATTGGAGATATTCAATATTTTGCACAAGCTGAACAATTGATTTTAGAAGCTAAAGAGGTATTTGGTTCAGTTGATATACTAATTAATAATGCTGGAATTACACGAGATACTTTGTTAATGCGTATGACAGAAGATGATTTTAATTCAGTTCTACAGGTTAATTTAACAGGGACCTTTAATACAATTAAGCACGCATCAAAAATTATGTTAAAACAACGCAGCGGTATTATTATTAATATGGCGAGTGTCGTTGGTTTAACTGGTAATGCTGGGCAAGCCAACTATGCGGCAAGTAAGGCTGGTGTCGTGGGATTAACTAAGTCAGTAGCACGTGAATTGGCTAGTCGTGGAATTACTTGTAATGCCATTGCCCCCGGCTACATTAGCACAGATATGACAGATGTTTTGAATGAAAAAGTCAAAGAACAGGTTGTACAACAAATTCCATTACGCCGAATTGGGTCAGTGACAGATGTCGCACAGACCGCGATTTTCTTAGCGACAAGTCCTTATATTACAGGACAAGTAATTAATGTCGATGGTGGCATGGTTATGAATGGATAA
- a CDS encoding MarR family winged helix-turn-helix transcriptional regulator, whose amino-acid sequence MEKEFNLINAQLVRVFNDILTIEETELKKSDFSDLSIKEMHTIEAIGMGGNKTTGEVAKELSITVGTLTVAINNLVKKGYVDRVRSDNDRRVVMLKLTNRGRLFYRSHQRFHRDMVNAALENMAEEEKAALTKGLQSLHRFLKQHY is encoded by the coding sequence ATGGAAAAAGAATTTAATCTAATTAATGCCCAACTAGTCAGAGTCTTTAATGATATTTTAACGATTGAAGAAACCGAGTTAAAAAAAAGTGACTTCAGTGATTTGTCAATTAAGGAAATGCATACGATTGAGGCGATTGGTATGGGTGGTAATAAAACAACTGGTGAGGTAGCAAAAGAATTATCGATTACGGTCGGCACCTTAACAGTAGCAATCAATAATTTGGTAAAAAAAGGGTACGTTGATCGTGTACGGAGTGATAATGACCGGCGTGTTGTTATGCTGAAATTAACTAACCGAGGGCGGCTGTTTTACCGCTCACATCAGCGATTTCATCGTGATATGGTTAATGCAGCTTTAGAAAACATGGCTGAAGAAGAAAAAGCGGCCCTAACCAAGGGATTACAGAGTTTACACCGCTTTTTGAAGCAACACTATTAG
- a CDS encoding acyl carrier protein, whose protein sequence is MSTFVKIQEIIVDQLGKEEEEVQLTTNFREELEADSLDLFQIMNDIEDAFEEYDVKIETDEGLTTVEDLVKFVDQQIAEKK, encoded by the coding sequence ATGTCAACATTCGTTAAAATTCAAGAAATTATTGTGGATCAATTAGGAAAAGAAGAGGAAGAAGTACAATTAACAACTAACTTCCGTGAAGAATTGGAAGCTGATAGCTTAGATTTATTCCAAATTATGAACGATATTGAAGATGCATTTGAAGAATACGATGTAAAGATTGAAACAGATGAAGGCTTGACAACAGTTGAGGATTTAGTAAAATTCGTTGATCAGCAAATTGCTGAAAAAAAATAA
- the pheS gene encoding phenylalanine--tRNA ligase subunit alpha yields MSLQDTLEQLKTATLAQINQVQGLTELNDIRVQVLGKKGSITEVLRSMKDLSPEMRPVVGAFANEVRDELTIALEQKKIDLEEMVLNQALASETIDVTLPGKTVKTGTPHVLTQIIQEIEDIFLGLGYQVIEGNEVEQDEYNFERMNLPKDHPARDMQDSFYITDDLLLRTHTSPVQARTMEQHDFSKGPLRMISPGKVFRRDNDDATHSHQFHQIEGLVIDENITMGDLKGTLEVLLKKIFGDERKIRLRPSYFPFTEPSVEVDISCFKCGGAGCNVCKHTGWIEVLGAGIVHPRVLEMSGVDATKYSGFAFGLGPDRLAMLKYGVNDIRYFYQNDRRFLKQFNVKG; encoded by the coding sequence ATGTCATTACAAGATACATTGGAACAATTAAAAACGGCAACACTTGCACAAATTAATCAAGTACAAGGATTAACTGAATTAAATGATATTCGCGTGCAAGTTTTAGGTAAAAAAGGCTCAATTACTGAAGTTTTACGTAGTATGAAAGATTTATCACCAGAGATGCGTCCAGTCGTGGGTGCATTTGCAAACGAGGTGCGTGATGAATTGACGATAGCTTTAGAGCAAAAAAAGATTGATTTAGAAGAAATGGTCTTAAATCAAGCATTAGCATCTGAAACAATTGATGTTACGTTACCAGGTAAAACAGTTAAAACGGGGACACCCCACGTATTAACACAAATTATTCAAGAGATTGAAGATATCTTCCTAGGATTAGGCTATCAAGTAATTGAAGGTAATGAAGTGGAACAAGATGAGTATAATTTTGAACGAATGAATTTACCAAAAGACCATCCAGCACGTGATATGCAAGATTCTTTTTATATTACAGATGATTTGTTGTTACGGACACATACGTCACCAGTTCAAGCAAGAACAATGGAGCAACATGATTTTTCAAAAGGGCCTCTAAGAATGATTAGCCCTGGTAAAGTTTTCCGTCGTGATAATGATGACGCGACACATAGTCATCAATTTCATCAAATTGAAGGACTAGTTATTGATGAAAATATTACAATGGGTGATTTAAAAGGAACCCTTGAAGTGTTGTTAAAAAAAATCTTTGGTGATGAACGCAAGATTCGTTTAAGACCAAGCTACTTCCCATTCACTGAGCCATCTGTTGAGGTAGATATTAGTTGCTTTAAATGCGGTGGAGCAGGTTGTAATGTTTGTAAACACACTGGTTGGATTGAAGTCTTAGGTGCGGGTATTGTTCACCCCCGAGTGCTTGAAATGTCTGGTGTTGACGCAACAAAATACAGTGGTTTTGCCTTTGGTTTAGGTCCGGATCGTTTAGCAATGTTGAAATACGGAGTTAATGATATTCGTTATTTCTATCAAAATGATCGTCGCTTTTTAAAACAATTTAACGTAAAGGGGTAG
- a CDS encoding beta-ketoacyl-ACP synthase III: MSFPKITKVAKYVPELVIPNNQLSEIMDTTDDWITSRTGIHQRHIATSETTSQLASKVAKKLVATLDVKSIDFIIVATMTPDYTTPSTACLVQQEIGATNAFALDVSAACSGFVYALSTAEKFLLSGIYKKGLVIGAETMSNILNWQDRSTAVLFGDGAAGVLIETTASDPMFLAEKLQADGSRAMALTARKLPNNQPLDVLSSDEQSFLAMDGKKIFDFVLRDVSGQIVTLLANNSEIAQSLDYVLAHQANERILDALAKKTKIARDKFLSNVRYYGNTSAASIPLLLADKVEDGTLTLTGKQTVLLTGFGGGLTFGSLLIKL, translated from the coding sequence ATGAGCTTTCCAAAAATTACAAAAGTAGCAAAGTATGTTCCTGAACTGGTTATTCCTAATAATCAGTTATCGGAAATAATGGATACAACAGACGACTGGATTACATCACGAACGGGTATTCATCAACGTCATATTGCAACATCTGAAACGACTAGCCAACTTGCAAGTAAAGTGGCAAAAAAGTTAGTTGCAACTCTTGATGTTAAATCGATTGATTTTATCATTGTTGCTACGATGACACCCGATTATACAACGCCATCAACTGCTTGCTTAGTCCAACAAGAAATTGGTGCGACGAATGCTTTTGCCTTAGATGTTAGTGCCGCTTGCTCGGGATTTGTTTATGCTCTTAGTACAGCAGAGAAATTTTTACTAAGTGGCATTTACAAAAAGGGTTTGGTTATAGGAGCTGAGACAATGTCGAATATTTTAAATTGGCAAGATCGAAGTACAGCTGTACTATTTGGTGATGGAGCTGCGGGTGTTTTAATTGAAACAACTGCATCAGACCCAATGTTTTTAGCTGAAAAGTTACAGGCTGACGGATCGAGAGCGATGGCGTTAACAGCAAGGAAATTACCTAACAATCAACCGCTTGATGTATTATCTTCTGATGAACAGTCTTTCTTAGCTATGGATGGTAAAAAAATCTTTGACTTTGTTTTAAGAGATGTATCAGGTCAAATTGTGACACTATTGGCTAATAATAGCGAAATAGCACAATCGCTTGATTATGTCTTAGCCCATCAAGCGAATGAACGCATTTTAGATGCATTGGCAAAAAAAACAAAGATTGCACGCGATAAATTTTTATCGAATGTCCGTTATTATGGCAATACGTCTGCAGCATCAATTCCTTTGCTACTTGCTGATAAAGTGGAAGATGGTACGTTGACTCTGACTGGAAAACAAACAGTCTTATTAACTGGTTTTGGCGGTGGACTAACATTTGGTAGTCTACTGATTAAATTATAA
- a CDS encoding 3-deoxy-7-phosphoheptulonate synthase, which translates to MGFQAISQKIDVATVLKRYALSGEALQRKQQRDNELTNILSGKDSRFLVIIGPCSAHDEEAVMEYARRLQEVQERLKDKLLIIPRVYTNKPRTNGDGYKGLLHQPNATGNVNLIKGIDAVRRIHYRVITETGLTTADEMLYPENLELVKDLLSYVAIGARSVEDQNHRFVASGIDQPVGMKNPTSGHLNVMFHSIYAAQQSHEFIYNNQEVKTTSNPYAHAILRGGLDNYGKNIPNYHYENLLDVKNEYDKLELINPFVIIDTNHDNSGKQFKEQVRIIQEVLNNRQWNTDLQPLVRGFMIESFLEEGRQEMTGQVFGQSITDPCLGWKETEELLTYIASFS; encoded by the coding sequence ATGGGATTTCAAGCAATCAGTCAAAAAATTGATGTCGCGACAGTTTTAAAAAGGTATGCTTTGTCGGGAGAAGCATTACAACGTAAACAACAGCGAGACAATGAATTAACTAATATTTTAAGTGGGAAAGATTCGCGTTTTTTAGTCATTATTGGACCTTGTTCAGCACATGATGAGGAAGCTGTAATGGAATATGCTAGACGATTACAGGAAGTTCAAGAGCGTTTGAAAGATAAACTATTGATTATTCCTCGAGTTTATACTAATAAACCTCGGACCAATGGTGATGGCTATAAAGGCTTATTACATCAACCAAATGCCACGGGTAATGTCAATTTGATTAAAGGAATTGATGCTGTGCGACGTATTCACTATCGTGTGATTACGGAAACTGGTTTAACAACTGCAGACGAAATGCTGTATCCAGAAAATTTAGAATTAGTCAAAGATTTATTAAGCTATGTTGCGATTGGTGCTAGGTCTGTTGAAGATCAAAACCATCGATTTGTAGCAAGTGGGATTGATCAGCCAGTTGGTATGAAAAATCCAACTAGCGGTCATTTAAATGTTATGTTCCATTCAATATATGCAGCCCAGCAATCACATGAGTTCATTTATAATAATCAAGAGGTGAAAACAACTTCTAATCCGTATGCCCACGCGATATTACGAGGCGGACTAGACAACTATGGTAAAAATATTCCTAATTATCATTACGAAAATTTACTTGACGTTAAAAATGAATATGATAAATTAGAGTTAATAAACCCATTTGTTATTATTGATACGAATCATGATAATTCTGGCAAACAATTCAAAGAACAAGTCAGAATCATCCAAGAAGTTCTTAATAATCGTCAATGGAATACAGATTTACAGCCATTAGTGAGAGGTTTTATGATTGAAAGTTTTCTTGAAGAAGGACGACAAGAGATGACAGGTCAGGTGTTTGGCCAGTCAATTACGGACCCATGTCTAGGCTGGAAAGAAACCGAAGAACTGCTTACTTACATTGCCTCATTCAGTTGA
- a CDS encoding NADPH-dependent oxidoreductase, whose amino-acid sequence MNDTIQTQLNHRSIRNFKEETVSQNIINTLVDVARHTATSNFMQSFSIVCLTSNEKKTALAKICNQHYVAEASHVFIFVADQHRNEQIAKENSQDTSVLSTMDRFMVAMTDASLAAQNVNVAAESLGLGTVFLGSILNDARAVIDLINLPEKTFPIVGLAIGYPNQEPQLKPRLPKDMMFFENEYEVVNDMKATLSDYDTVVTEYYDLRDANKRIDSFTKQITDGMLRRPAKRMDILKEIQRQGLLLN is encoded by the coding sequence ATGAATGATACTATTCAAACGCAATTAAATCATCGCAGTATTCGAAACTTTAAGGAAGAAACGGTATCACAAAATATTATAAATACATTAGTTGATGTGGCGCGTCATACTGCAACAAGTAATTTCATGCAATCTTTTAGTATTGTTTGTTTGACTAGTAATGAGAAAAAGACCGCCTTGGCCAAAATTTGTAATCAGCACTATGTTGCAGAAGCAAGTCATGTATTTATTTTTGTTGCTGATCAACATCGTAATGAGCAGATTGCTAAGGAAAATAGTCAAGATACAAGTGTCTTGTCGACAATGGATCGATTTATGGTTGCTATGACCGATGCTAGCTTAGCCGCACAAAATGTAAATGTTGCTGCTGAGAGTTTAGGTTTAGGTACGGTATTTTTAGGCAGTATTTTAAATGATGCTAGAGCAGTAATAGATTTAATTAATTTACCAGAAAAAACATTTCCAATTGTTGGATTGGCTATTGGTTACCCGAATCAAGAACCACAATTAAAACCACGTTTACCAAAAGATATGATGTTTTTTGAAAATGAATACGAAGTTGTCAACGACATGAAAGCAACCTTATCTGATTATGACACGGTTGTGACAGAATATTATGATTTACGTGATGCTAATAAACGAATTGATTCCTTTACTAAACAAATAACTGATGGAATGTTAAGACGTCCAGCGAAGCGAATGGATATTCTAAAAGAAATTCAACGACAAGGTCTATTATTAAATTAA
- the fabK gene encoding enoyl-[acyl-carrier-protein] reductase FabK, with translation MTQSRICQMLDIEYPIFQGAMAWVAEEQLASAVSEAGGLGLIASGHAPKEVIKEKIDRARELTDKTFGVNIMLMSPFVEDIVDLVIEERVKVITTGAGSPGKYMKRFKEVGIIVIPVVASVAQAKRMEKEGADAVVVEGMEGGGHIGKSTTMTLVPQVADAVSIPVIAAGGIGDGRGVAAAIMLGAEAVQLGTRFLVSKESIAHDNFKGKVLKAKDIDTVITGLLTGHPVRGLRNRLTKVFEKAEREEGGKAKPDFDRLEDLGKGALKRAVIDGDTKDSSMMAGQIAGLISKENQTCAEIIQELISETTEVLKNRTTFWNV, from the coding sequence ATGACACAATCAAGAATTTGTCAAATGTTAGATATAGAATATCCGATTTTCCAAGGAGCCATGGCTTGGGTTGCAGAAGAACAATTAGCCAGTGCAGTATCTGAAGCTGGAGGATTGGGACTAATTGCTTCTGGTCATGCACCAAAAGAAGTCATCAAAGAAAAAATTGATCGCGCAAGAGAATTAACCGATAAAACTTTTGGTGTAAATATAATGCTCATGTCACCCTTTGTCGAAGATATTGTCGATTTAGTCATTGAAGAGCGAGTAAAAGTTATTACAACTGGTGCTGGATCACCAGGTAAATACATGAAACGCTTTAAAGAAGTTGGAATTATCGTTATTCCCGTTGTTGCTTCAGTGGCACAGGCTAAGCGTATGGAAAAAGAAGGTGCAGATGCCGTTGTTGTGGAAGGCATGGAAGGTGGCGGACATATAGGAAAATCGACTACTATGACATTAGTACCACAAGTTGCGGACGCTGTGAGTATTCCGGTTATTGCAGCTGGTGGAATTGGTGACGGGCGTGGTGTAGCGGCTGCTATTATGTTAGGTGCAGAAGCAGTTCAATTGGGGACGCGTTTCTTAGTCTCTAAAGAATCCATTGCACATGATAATTTTAAAGGCAAAGTATTAAAAGCCAAAGATATTGATACAGTCATTACTGGATTATTAACAGGCCATCCTGTTCGTGGACTACGAAATCGATTAACAAAAGTTTTCGAAAAAGCTGAGCGAGAAGAAGGTGGAAAAGCTAAACCAGATTTTGATCGTTTAGAAGATTTAGGAAAAGGTGCACTAAAACGAGCAGTTATTGATGGCGATACAAAAGATAGCTCGATGATGGCTGGTCAAATTGCTGGTTTAATTTCAAAAGAAAATCAAACGTGTGCGGAAATTATTCAAGAATTAATTTCGGAAACGACAGAAGTATTAAAAAATCGTACCACATTTTGGAACGTATAG
- a CDS encoding YitT family protein yields MMKRIAVMLLAGVLIAAGLNWFLVPANVFSVGVNGISQLMSSTLFSLTGISVNTGILIFLLNVPIAILGWIKLGRSATIYSLLTVVCVSVMAILIPIEHVTNNPLMSAIAGGVLTGLATGLTMKYGFSTGGMDIVSLVLAKTTGRTVGSLMFAINILIVIAAGFLFSWEAALYTMISIYCTTQVLDTVHTSHQKVTAFIMTSKPNETIKSIQSELIRGMTILPGTGAYSKKEVSMLMIVVTRYELYTLEQCVYAVDEDAFINIMPTQTVMGKFWNEDEQKKIREELKKV; encoded by the coding sequence ATGATGAAGCGAATTGCTGTGATGCTTTTAGCAGGTGTATTGATTGCGGCAGGATTAAATTGGTTTTTAGTACCAGCCAATGTTTTTTCAGTCGGTGTGAATGGTATATCACAATTAATGTCAAGTACTCTTTTTTCACTTACGGGTATTTCAGTTAATACAGGGATATTAATCTTTTTATTAAATGTTCCAATTGCCATTTTAGGTTGGATAAAGCTAGGACGTTCAGCAACTATTTATAGTTTACTAACAGTTGTCTGTGTCTCTGTTATGGCCATTTTGATTCCAATAGAGCATGTAACTAATAATCCCTTGATGAGTGCCATTGCTGGGGGTGTCTTGACTGGATTAGCAACAGGATTAACGATGAAGTATGGTTTTAGTACAGGTGGAATGGACATCGTGTCGTTAGTGCTAGCTAAAACGACGGGGAGAACAGTTGGGTCATTAATGTTTGCTATTAATATTTTAATTGTGATAGCAGCTGGTTTCTTATTTAGCTGGGAAGCGGCACTCTATACAATGATTTCAATCTATTGTACAACGCAAGTTTTGGACACAGTTCATACGAGCCATCAAAAAGTAACAGCCTTTATTATGACGTCTAAACCTAATGAAACGATTAAGTCGATTCAAAGTGAATTAATTCGAGGAATGACCATTCTACCTGGAACTGGTGCATATTCTAAAAAAGAAGTTTCTATGCTGATGATTGTCGTAACACGATATGAGTTATATACTTTAGAACAGTGTGTTTATGCTGTTGATGAAGATGCGTTTATTAATATTATGCCAACTCAAACGGTTATGGGTAAATTTTGGAATGAAGATGAACAGAAAAAAATTAGAGAAGAATTAAAGAAGGTATAA